The region CGTCACAAAGATCACGGGAATGCCGGCCGTGGCAGGATTGCCCTTCAGCGCGCGGCACACGTCGTAGCCGCTCATGCCCGGCATCATGATGTCGAGCAGGATCAGGTCGGGCTGGTCGCTGCCGGCGGCGATCTTCAGCGCGCGCTCGCCATTGACGGCGATCTTGGTGCGGTACTCGTCTTCCAGCACGGCGCGCAGCAGGTCGATATTGTCTGGCGTGTCGTCGACCACCAGGATGGTTGGCTTGCTTGCCGGCGCTCTCATGCCCGTCCTTCGCTCTGCATAGTTGTCCTTGTCACAGTGTCAGCTCCAGCGCTTCGGCCACCTCGCCCAGCTGCGCCAGCGCACCTTCGAAATCGTATTGTCCCAGCATGCGCTTGAGTTGCCGCGCGTGTTCCGCCTGCCCTGCCGCGACCAGCACGGGGCCGATGCCATCGAGATGCTTGACCGCCTGCGCATCATCCTGCAGCAGCAGCTGCGACAGCTCGCGCAAGCCGGCCTCCAGGCGCGCCCGGTCCACCTGCGTCACCGCGACGCCGGCCGCTTCCGCGACGGCGCCACGCGCTTGCATGGCCAGCACGATCTTCGGCACCAGCTCGTCGAGCGCCAGGGTGCAGGCGGCCAGCGCCTGCGGCAAGCCGTCGTGCGAACCGAGGCTGAGCAAATGCTCGACCCGCGCCGCGCTGTCGGCCAGGCCGCTGGCGCCGATATTGCCCGCCAGGCCTTTCAGCGTGTGTGCTTCGCGGATGGCCGTCTCGAGCTGGTTGTTTTCGATGGCGGCGGCGATGCGCAGCATGGCGTCGAACTGGGTTTCCACGAAGCGGTCCAGCAATTTTCGCATCAAAGCGGCATTGCCGCCCACGCGGCGCATGGCCTCCGCCATTTTCAGGCCGGCGACCACGGGCAATTCCGCGTCCGCCTGCGCCACCGCCACATTGACTTCCTGCGGCATGGCCGGCGCGATCCAGCGCGCCAGGGTACCGAACAGCTGGGCCACGTCGATCGGCTTGGCGATGAAGTCGTTCATGCCGGCGTCCAGGCATTTTTCCTTGTCGCCCACCATGGCATTGGCCGTCATGGCGATCACGGGCAAGTTCGAATAGCGCGGATCCTGGCGCAGCTTGCGCGTGGCCTGGTAGCCGTCCATCACCGGCATCTGGCAGTCCATCAGCACGCCGTCATAGGGGTTTTCCGCGATCTTCGCCAGCGCGATGGCGCCATTGCCGGCGATGTCGACGCGGATGCCGGCGTCGCTGAGGATTTGCTGCGCCACTTCCTGGTTCACCTCATTGTCTTCCACCAGCAGCAGCCAGGCGCCGCGCAGGGCGCGCTCGTCGTCGCGGTAGCTGCTCTGGCGCTGCGTCTTGCGGCTCTGTCCCGTCACGCCGCCAAACACGAACGAGATCTGGTCGAGCAGGGTCGAAGCGCTGACCGGCTTGTTCAAGACGCCGTCGAGCGGCAGCTCGCGCTGCTGCGCCGCCTCCAGCAGCGCCTCGCGGTGAAATGCCGTGACCATGATGCAAGCCGGCGTCGCATCGATGCCGGCGGCGTCGGCACGGATGCCGGCCAGAGTATCGAGGCCGTTCATGCCCGGCATCTTCCAGTCCATCAGCAGTAAGCCATACGGCCGCCCTTCGGCGCGCGCCTGTGCCACGGCGCCGATGGCCAGCGTGCCGCTGTACACGGCGCGCGCCTCGAAGCCCAAGGCCGTCAGCATGCCGACGAAGATCTCGCGCGCGCTGGGGTTGTCGTCGACCACCAGCACGCGCAGGCCCTCGAAGCGCTGCTGATGCTGCAGTTGCGGCAGGCTGTCGCGCGGCACGGCGGCCAGGCCGAAGCGCGCCGTGAAGAAGAAGGTGCTGCCCACGCCCGCTTCGCTTTCCAGGTCGATCTCGCCTTCCATCATTTCCACCAGGCGCTTGCTGATGGTCAGTCCCAGGCCCGTGCCGCCATGGTGGCGCGTGGTGGAAGTGTCGGCCTGGGTAAATGCCTGGAACAACTTGCTGCGCTGCGGCGGCGTCAGGCCGATGCCCGTGTCGCGCACGTCGACGCGCAACACGGCCGCGTGCTCTTCGAGCTGCCGCAGGCGGATGCTGACGACGATCTCGCCCTTGTCCGTGAATTTGATGGCGTTGTTGGTCAGATTGATCAGCACCTGGCCCAGGCGCAGGGGATCGCCCTGCAGCGCATTGGGCACGTCGGGGGCGACGTCGAACAGCAGTTCGAGACCCTTGTCCTGGGCCCGCATCACGGACAGGTCGGCGATCTGCGCCAGCACGTCCTCGAGGAAGAAATCGACCTTTTCAAAGGCCATCTTGCCCGCCTCGATCTTCGAGAAATCGAGGATGTCGTCGATGATGGCCAGCAGGTTTTTCGACGCCGACTCCACCTTCTCCAGGTAGTTGCGCTGGGTTGGCGTGAGCTCGGTCTGCAGCGCCAGGTGGGTCATGCCGATGATGCCGTTCATCGGCGTGCGGATCTCGTGCGACATATTGGCCAGGAAGTCCGATTTCATCTTGGTCGCATCCTCGGCCACCTCCACGGCATGGCGCAGGTCCTGCTCGACGGCCAGGCTGGTGCTCATGTTCTTCAGCGCCTGCATCAATTCGCCCGTCTCGTCGCGCGACGTCACTTCGATGACGGAACTGTAGTCGCCATTGGCCACGCGGGTGGCGATCGCCACCGCCTCGCCCAGCGGACGCGTGATCGAGCGCGCCGACCAGGCAAAGGCCAGGCCGATCAGCAAGGCGGCAAGGCCGATGCCGCCCATCAGCATCAGCGAGGTATCGATGTCGCTGCGTATCCTGGCCGCGCTGTCGCGAATCTGCTGCTGCTGCAAGTCATCGAGCTGGCCCACGTACAGCAGCACCTTTTCCAGCACGGGCAGGGTCTGCGTCTGCATGGCCTGCTCCGCGGCCGCATCGTCGCCGCGCTCGACCAGCGCGAACATCGTTTGCAGCGACGCGTAATAGTCGGTGCGCGCATGGTGCATCTGCGCGAGCAGGCGCCGCTCGTCGGAGCGCGCATCGAGGCTGTCGAGGATGCGCACCTGCTCGTCGATGCCCTGCCGGATCGCCTCCAGGCGCGCCTGGTTCGCCTGGCGCAGCGCCAGCTGGTGCTGGATCGGCAGGCTGGCAATGCGCGTGGCCGCCTCGCGCGCCAGGCCATGGATCTTGCTGGTGGCCTTGGCGGCAACCCAGTCGCGCTGCAGGATATCGTCGGTCTCGGCGCGGATCGCATAGATGCGGCTACCCGCGAGGACGATGACGACCAGCATCAGCCCGATCAGGATGGCATAGCCCGCATTGATGCGCACGCCGATCCGGATATCCCTGAAACGCATGACAGTTTCCTATCAGAAATTCTTAAAAAGCGAAGTCTGACCGTATTCCCCTACAAAATGCAAGGTCTTTTGCAAAGCAATTGCACGCCAAAGCGCTTATTTGGCCGATGCGGCCGCTTTTACAGGAGGCGCCAGCGCCGTAATGTGGGCTTGCAGGCAGGACGGGCACCAGCACCCCGCGGCGGCGCTGCCCGGCACGGGCACGGCCGGTGGCAGGGCCGTGCACCAGCACGGGGTGTTGGTGTTCGGATCGCGCTGGCCACACTGGAAAGTGGCGCCGCAGAGGGTACACTGACTCATGGCTATGTTTGAATTGGCAAGTGTGTGACACGCTGTCATGCTGGGCGACGCAGATGTAACTGGCCGTAAAAGGGCTGGCTGGAGGACATATCGGGCCAGACTATAGGATGATCAGGGAAAATACAACAAGATCGCCCTATAATGCCTCCAAGATTTTCTTCTTCCCTGTAAAATCTCACAAATCTATTTTCCGGACTCGCCATGAATCAACTAGCTAACTTGAACCTGGACATGAATGACGACTTGACGGCGGTGTCGCCGCAAATCAAGGCGCAGATTCTGGCCGAGGCCCTGCCATACATCCGTAATTTCCATGGCAAAACCATCGTCATCAAGTACGGTGGCAATGCCATGACGGACGAGCGCCTGAAGCACGGCTTCGCGCGCGACGTCATCCTGCTCAAGCTGGTCGGCATGAATCCCGTCGTAGTCCACGGCGGCGGCCCGCAAATCGACAATGCGCTGAAAAAAATCGGCAAGCAAGGCACCTTCGTGCAGGGCATGCGCATCACCGATGAAGAAACCATGGAAGTGGTGGAGTGGGTGCTGGGCGGCGAAGTCCAGCAGGATATCGTCATGCTGATCAACCATTACGGTGGCCAGGCCGTGGGACTGACAGGCAAGGACGGCGGCTTGATCCGCGCGCGCAAGATGCAGATGCCTGACCGTGAACATCCGGGCGAATTCCTCGACATCGGTTTCGTCGGCGAGATCGACGCCATCAACCCGGCCGTCGTCAAGGCACTGCAGGACGATGCCTTCATTCCCATCATCTCGCCGATCGGCTTCGGCCAGGATGGCCAGGCCTACAACATCAACGCCGATGTCGTGGCGGGCAAGATCGCGGAAATCCTGAAAGCGGAAAAGCTGATCATGATGACCAATATCGCCGGCGTCCAGGACAAGCAGGGCAACCTGGTGACCGACCTGTCGGCGCGCGAAATCGACGAGATGTTCGCCGACGGCACGATCTCGGGCGGCATGCTGCCGAAAATCTCGTCGGCGCTCGACGCCGCCAAGTCCGGCGTGAACACGGTGCACATCATCGATGGCCGCATCGAGCACTCATTATTGCTGGAAGTGTTGACCGAGCAGGCTTTTGGTACTATGATCCGTTCGCACTAAAAAAATCGCAACGCATCACAGCGAGTAGTTTGGCGGCGCAGATCACCTGGCGCCGCTTTTAATTTGCCCTTGTAGCTCAGTGGTAGAGCACTCCCTTGGTAAGGGAGAGGCCACGTGTTCGATCCACGTCAAGGGCACCAACTATATCTCCCCGCAGCTGAAAAAATGTCCATGGCGGCGTTGTCTCGCCTCGCCGTACATGCGTACTGTCTTCGGCTCGACGCCTTGCCCTGAACACTTTTCCATCAGCTCTGCCGTCATCTCCCCATCGTTAAAAATGCCCATGGCGACGTTGTACTTCCCCGCCGTACATGCTTACTCTCCTCGTCAGTACGCCTTGCCCTGAACACTTTTCCATCTGCTCTGCCGTCATCTCCCCATCGTTAAAAATGCCCATGGCGACGTTGTACTTCCCCGCCGTACATGCTTACTCTCCTCGTCAGTACGCCTTGCCCTGAACACTTTTCCATCTGCTCTGCCGTCATCTCCCCATCGTTAAAAATGCCCATGGCGACGTTGTACTTCCCCGCCGTACTAGCGTACTGTCTTCGGCTCGACGCCTTGCCCTGAACACTTTTCCATCTGCTCTGCCGTCATCTCCCCAGCGTTAAAAATGCCCATGGCGGCGTTGTACTTGCTCGCCGTACTAGCGTACTGTCCTCGTCAGTACGCCTTGCCCTGAACACTTTTCCATCTGCTCTGCCGCCGTTTGTTGCGCGGCCGAGCGAGTACTATCTCTTCTTTAGTTTAATACACCCGTTCCACCTTCAGGCCCCGCTGGCGCAGCAGCTCCGGCACGCTTTTCGTCCCGACCAGATGCAGCACGCCGATCGCGGCCAGGCTGTGCTTTTCGCGCGCCAGCAGCTTGGCGATGCCGTCGGCCAGGGCCGGATTGCGGCCGTCGAGCAGCACCTTTTGCACGAACTGCGCGGCGAACGACGGATCTTGCGCGGCCTTGGCCGCCAGCTTGTCGAACGCGGCCGCATCGGCCGTGCGCCAGGCATTGGCGATCTCGCGCGCTTCCTGGCTTTGCTCCTGCTCCTCGATCGAGGTCACGCCGTCTTCCAGGAAGCGGCACTGGTCGGCTGGCGTCATCGCGCCGAACAGCGCCATCTGGCCTTCCATCGATTCGAGTTCCAGCACGGGGATCTTGCGCGCCTTGGCCTGCTGCGACAGATAATTGTCGACGGCCAGGTCGGAGCGGTAGCCGAGCGTGGAAAATTCACCGATGGCCAGCATGCTGGCCAGCATCCACGGCTTCATCGGCGCCACCGACTCTGGCGCGATGCCGTATTTTTGCAACAACGGCGCCAGACGCGGCGCCAGGGTCTGGCGGCAGTCGGCCGGCACCTTGCTGCCCGGCGTATCCATGCCGTACTTCAGCACGGCGCCGAGGGCGGCGCGCGGGTCGGCGCCCGGATCGATCTCCAGCGCCAGCGCGCCGGCGCCCTCCAATGCCTGCGTCACCGTCGGTTCGAGCGGGTAAAAATCGGGAGCGCCGACGTGGATGGTGCCGAACAAATACAGGGTATGTCCGGCGTCCTGCACCTTGAACAGGGCGCCCCGGTTTTGCACCACCGGCGTCGCGTCGGCAAGGGCCGCCTGCAACGGCAGCAAGAATAATCCGCAAAACATCACTATAATCTGGCGTCGCATGGTTTTCCTGATTGTTGAATTTTTCATCTTTGCTTAAAGACTCCTGTGCCTGTGTCCCATCTTAACCGCTCGTCGCCGGTCTGGCTGTTTGACCTCGACAACACGCTGCACAATGCCTCGCACGCCATCTTCCCCACCATCACGGCCAATATGAACACGTATATTGCGCGGGTGCTGGGCGATGGCGTGACGCCGGCGGACGACGCCGTCGTCAATGCGGCGCGCGCGGCCTACTGGCGCCGCTATGGCGCCACTTTGCTGGGCATGGTCAAGCACCATCAGGTGCAGGCCGCGCATTTTCTGCACGAGACGCATACCTTCGGCGACTTGCGGGCCATGATACGCGCCGAACGGGGACTGGGGGCTTTACTCAAACGCCTGCCTGGCCGTAAAATTTTACTCACCAACGCGCCGCTGCGCTATTCGAGCGACGTGATGCGCCACCTGGGCCTGCGTCAGCATTTTTCACAGCATATCGCCATCGAGGCGATGCATGTGCACCGCCAGCTGCGGCCCAAGCCATCGACCCTGATGCTGCGCAAACTGATGCGCAAGCATCAAATCCGGCCCGGCCGCTGCATCCTGGTGGAAGATACGCTGGCCAACCTGAAGGGTGCAAAAAGACTGGGGCTGCGCACGGCATGGGTCACGCAATACCTGAAAATGGCCGATCCGATCGGGGTGGCGACGTTGCCAAAAGCGTTAAATCGCCCCGCTTACGTCGATGTCAAAGTAAAATCTGTCCGGCATTTGGCACGCCGCCTTCATCGCCTGCGTTGAAGGGGAAGGCCTCGGCCTCCGGTTGACGCCGGACGCCAGACCGCTAGCGGCGGTTTCGGTACTCCCCATCAAGGCAGCATTTTTTTTAACTACAAGAGAAAACATGGCAAGCACACCGCCGGGCCAACGCAGGCTACAAATTCTTCAGGCCCTCGCCGCAATGCTGGAGCAGCCGAAAGGCGAAAAAATCACCACTGCCGCACTGGCTGCCAGACTGGCCGTGTCGGAAGCGGCCCTGTACCGCCATTTCGCCAGCAAGGCGCAAATGTTCGAAGGGCTGATCGAATTCATCGAGTCGAGCGTCTTCGGCCTGATCAACCAGATCGCGGAAAAGCACAGCGACGGCATGACGCAGACGCGCGACATCATCGGCATGCTGCTCAATTTCGCCATCAGCAACCCGGGCATGACGCGCGTGCTGATCGGCGACGCCCTGGTCAATGAGGACGAGCGCCTGCAAGTGCGCATGAACCAGTTCTACGACCGCGTGGAACTGGCGCTCAAGCAGGCCTTGCGCGTGGCCGCGTCCGAAGGCCATGGCAAGGAAAGCGAAGTGGCGGCGCGCGCCACCCTGATCGTCAGCTTCGTCATCGGACGCTGGCACCGCTATGCGAAAAGCGGCTTCAAGATCAATCCATCCCAGGAAGCGGCGCTGCAAATCGCCATGCTGCTGGGATAAATCACCGCTGTCGCTGTCCCCATGTCCACCGACTGTTTCGCCCTGCTCGACGACGCCAGCACCCCTGGCGCCGGTTCGCGCCTGTACACGGGCCTGGCGGCGGTCTTGCAATGCAGCGAGGGGGAACAGTGGCCGGCCCTGCTCGAAGGGCTGCAAGCGGCCCTGGATCGCGGCCAATACGCCGTCAGCGTGTGCAGCTACGAACTGGGCGCGCACTTGCTGGCCATGCCGCCGCGCGCGGCCAGCCTCGACGCGCCGCCGCTGGCGCAGGTGCTCGTCTTCGAGCACTGCCGGCAGCTGTCGCAGGACGCCGTGGCGCAGTGGCTGGCGGATCACGCGCCGGCCTCCGACACGCCGGCTGGCGTGGCCGGCATCCGCGCGAATATCGACCAGGCCGAATTCACGCGCGCGCTGGATCGCATCCACGACTACATCGTGGCCGGCGACACCTACCAGGTCAACTACACCTACCGCCTGCGCTTCGACGCCTTCGGCTCGCCGCTGGCCCTGTATGCGCGGCTGCGCGCGCGCCAGCCCGTGCCGTATGGCGCGCTGGTGATGCTGCCCGATGGCGGCGCCCTGCTGTCGCTGTCGCCCGAACTGTTCGTGCGCCATGCGCAGGGCGAGCTGATGGCGCGCCCCATGAAAGGCACGGCGCCGGCCGCCCCCGCAGAACAGGGGGAAGAAAATGCGCGCCGCGCCGCCGCCCTGGCACGGGACCCGAAAAACCGCGCGGAAAACCTGATGATCGTCGACCTGCTGCGCAACGACATCGGCCGCATCGCCGCCACCGGCTCCGTCAAGGTGCCCGCCCTGTTCGAGGTGACGCGCTACAGCAGCGTGCTGCAGATGACCTCCACCGTGCAGGCGCGCCTGCGCGACGACGCCACCCTCAGCGACATCTTCCTGGCCCTGTACCCGTGCGGCTCGATCACGGGCGCCCCCAAGCGACGCACCATGGAAATCATCGCCGAACTGGAACCGGCGCCGCGCGGCGTCTACACGGGCGCCATCGGCTGGTTCGATCCCCCGCTCGCCGGCACCAGCCACGCCGTGGGCGACTTCTGCATGTCCGTGCCGATCCGCACGCTGGCCCTGCAGCCGCCCGGCGCCGGCGGCATGCGGCGCGGTGAGATGGGCGTCGGCGCCGGCATCGTGCTCGACAGCGATGCCGCGGACGAATACGCGGAATGCCAGCTCAAGGCGCGCTTCCTGACGGGGCTGGCGAACGACTTCGAGCTGTTTGAAACCCTGTACGCCAGCCGCGACCATGGCTGCCGCCAGCCCGAGCGCCACCTGGCGCGCCTGGCCGCCTCCGCCGCCTACTTCGGTTTTATCTGGGATGACGGCGCCGCCCACGCCGCGCTGCAGGCCGCCTGCGCCGAACGCAGCGACGACGCGCCGTTCCGCCTGCGCCTGGCGCTGCGCCAGGATGGCCAGTTCACGGTGCAAAGCGGTGCCCTCGCCGCCTTGCCGGACACGGTGAAGATCATGCTGGCGCCGGACGCCACCGTGGCAGACGACCTGTTCCTGCGCCACAAGAGCAGCGTACGCACGCGCTACGACGCCGCCTGGCGCGCTGCCGAGGCACAAGGCGGCTTCGACATGCTGTTCTTTAACGAGCGCGGCGAGCTGACCGAGGGCGGGCGCAGCAATGTCTTCGTCCGGCTGGACGGCCGCTGGCACACGCCGCCGCTAGCCTGTGGCCTGTTGCCCGGCGTGCAGCGCGCCGCCATGCTGGCCGATCCGGCCTGGGATGCGCAGGAAACCATCATCACGCGC is a window of Janthinobacterium sp. 1_2014MBL_MicDiv DNA encoding:
- a CDS encoding TraB/GumN family protein — protein: MLPLQAALADATPVVQNRGALFKVQDAGHTLYLFGTIHVGAPDFYPLEPTVTQALEGAGALALEIDPGADPRAALGAVLKYGMDTPGSKVPADCRQTLAPRLAPLLQKYGIAPESVAPMKPWMLASMLAIGEFSTLGYRSDLAVDNYLSQQAKARKIPVLELESMEGQMALFGAMTPADQCRFLEDGVTSIEEQEQSQEAREIANAWRTADAAAFDKLAAKAAQDPSFAAQFVQKVLLDGRNPALADGIAKLLAREKHSLAAIGVLHLVGTKSVPELLRQRGLKVERVY
- a CDS encoding pyrimidine 5'-nucleotidase is translated as MPVSHLNRSSPVWLFDLDNTLHNASHAIFPTITANMNTYIARVLGDGVTPADDAVVNAARAAYWRRYGATLLGMVKHHQVQAAHFLHETHTFGDLRAMIRAERGLGALLKRLPGRKILLTNAPLRYSSDVMRHLGLRQHFSQHIAIEAMHVHRQLRPKPSTLMLRKLMRKHQIRPGRCILVEDTLANLKGAKRLGLRTAWVTQYLKMADPIGVATLPKALNRPAYVDVKVKSVRHLARRLHRLR
- a CDS encoding cysteine-rich CWC family protein, with product MTACHTLANSNIAMSQCTLCGATFQCGQRDPNTNTPCWCTALPPAVPVPGSAAAGCWCPSCLQAHITALAPPVKAAASAK
- a CDS encoding response regulator → MRFRDIRIGVRINAGYAILIGLMLVVIVLAGSRIYAIRAETDDILQRDWVAAKATSKIHGLAREAATRIASLPIQHQLALRQANQARLEAIRQGIDEQVRILDSLDARSDERRLLAQMHHARTDYYASLQTMFALVERGDDAAAEQAMQTQTLPVLEKVLLYVGQLDDLQQQQIRDSAARIRSDIDTSLMLMGGIGLAALLIGLAFAWSARSITRPLGEAVAIATRVANGDYSSVIEVTSRDETGELMQALKNMSTSLAVEQDLRHAVEVAEDATKMKSDFLANMSHEIRTPMNGIIGMTHLALQTELTPTQRNYLEKVESASKNLLAIIDDILDFSKIEAGKMAFEKVDFFLEDVLAQIADLSVMRAQDKGLELLFDVAPDVPNALQGDPLRLGQVLINLTNNAIKFTDKGEIVVSIRLRQLEEHAAVLRVDVRDTGIGLTPPQRSKLFQAFTQADTSTTRHHGGTGLGLTISKRLVEMMEGEIDLESEAGVGSTFFFTARFGLAAVPRDSLPQLQHQQRFEGLRVLVVDDNPSAREIFVGMLTALGFEARAVYSGTLAIGAVAQARAEGRPYGLLLMDWKMPGMNGLDTLAGIRADAAGIDATPACIMVTAFHREALLEAAQQRELPLDGVLNKPVSASTLLDQISFVFGGVTGQSRKTQRQSSYRDDERALRGAWLLLVEDNEVNQEVAQQILSDAGIRVDIAGNGAIALAKIAENPYDGVLMDCQMPVMDGYQATRKLRQDPRYSNLPVIAMTANAMVGDKEKCLDAGMNDFIAKPIDVAQLFGTLARWIAPAMPQEVNVAVAQADAELPVVAGLKMAEAMRRVGGNAALMRKLLDRFVETQFDAMLRIAAAIENNQLETAIREAHTLKGLAGNIGASGLADSAARVEHLLSLGSHDGLPQALAACTLALDELVPKIVLAMQARGAVAEAAGVAVTQVDRARLEAGLRELSQLLLQDDAQAVKHLDGIGPVLVAAGQAEHARQLKRMLGQYDFEGALAQLGEVAEALELTL
- the slmA gene encoding nucleoid occlusion factor SlmA, yielding MASTPPGQRRLQILQALAAMLEQPKGEKITTAALAARLAVSEAALYRHFASKAQMFEGLIEFIESSVFGLINQIAEKHSDGMTQTRDIIGMLLNFAISNPGMTRVLIGDALVNEDERLQVRMNQFYDRVELALKQALRVAASEGHGKESEVAARATLIVSFVIGRWHRYAKSGFKINPSQEAALQIAMLLG
- the pabB gene encoding aminodeoxychorismate synthase component I → MSTDCFALLDDASTPGAGSRLYTGLAAVLQCSEGEQWPALLEGLQAALDRGQYAVSVCSYELGAHLLAMPPRAASLDAPPLAQVLVFEHCRQLSQDAVAQWLADHAPASDTPAGVAGIRANIDQAEFTRALDRIHDYIVAGDTYQVNYTYRLRFDAFGSPLALYARLRARQPVPYGALVMLPDGGALLSLSPELFVRHAQGELMARPMKGTAPAAPAEQGEENARRAAALARDPKNRAENLMIVDLLRNDIGRIAATGSVKVPALFEVTRYSSVLQMTSTVQARLRDDATLSDIFLALYPCGSITGAPKRRTMEIIAELEPAPRGVYTGAIGWFDPPLAGTSHAVGDFCMSVPIRTLALQPPGAGGMRRGEMGVGAGIVLDSDAADEYAECQLKARFLTGLANDFELFETLYASRDHGCRQPERHLARLAASAAYFGFIWDDGAAHAALQAACAERSDDAPFRLRLALRQDGQFTVQSGALAALPDTVKIMLAPDATVADDLFLRHKSSVRTRYDAAWRAAEAQGGFDMLFFNERGELTEGGRSNVFVRLDGRWHTPPLACGLLPGVQRAAMLADPAWDAQETIITRAMLAKAEAIVVCNALRGALPAQLTASS
- the argB gene encoding acetylglutamate kinase, whose amino-acid sequence is MNDDLTAVSPQIKAQILAEALPYIRNFHGKTIVIKYGGNAMTDERLKHGFARDVILLKLVGMNPVVVHGGGPQIDNALKKIGKQGTFVQGMRITDEETMEVVEWVLGGEVQQDIVMLINHYGGQAVGLTGKDGGLIRARKMQMPDREHPGEFLDIGFVGEIDAINPAVVKALQDDAFIPIISPIGFGQDGQAYNINADVVAGKIAEILKAEKLIMMTNIAGVQDKQGNLVTDLSAREIDEMFADGTISGGMLPKISSALDAAKSGVNTVHIIDGRIEHSLLLEVLTEQAFGTMIRSH